The following are encoded together in the Vigna unguiculata cultivar IT97K-499-35 chromosome 2, ASM411807v1, whole genome shotgun sequence genome:
- the LOC114173079 gene encoding pentatricopeptide repeat-containing protein At5g56310, producing the protein MNLALNGKVRDVRPCLQRFFSLLPRSEHADAEQLLCRCSNLNHLHQTHAFMLTRALDKDHILLSRFIHASASLGFPSFAYSIFIYNHPPTIFLYNNLISTLSSHNPTLAISLFKAIRFHGLRPDSYSFPFALKAVASSPSLRLGRQIHSQAILSGFATHPTVLTSLIHMYSSCANVSSARKLFDDAAAFKHVSLWNAMLAGYAKLGDLFNARNLFESMPEKYRDVVSWTTLISGYTHAHSPQQAITLFRTMLLHDVQPDKICILAVLSACADLGALQLGMWIHNYILKHKLPKIVSLYNSLIDMYAKSGDISKARQLFESMERKTIITWTTMIAGLALHGLGKEALELFSCMEKAGVRPNEVTFITVLSACSHAGLVELGRYYFTCMRSKYGIEPKIEHYGCMVDLLGRGGYLEEAKELVRLMPSEANAAVWGSLLAASNRYGDTALAAEALRHLSVMEPQNCGNYSLLSNTYAALGRWKEAGTVRKVMRDTGMEKVAGVSFVEVNNTVYEFIAGDRLNIKFVDICHVLQSINGQLKIIDVKWEQSIEVY; encoded by the coding sequence ATGAATTTGGCATTGAATGGGAAGGTGCGTGATGTTAGGCCATGTCTGCAACGGTTCTTCTCATTGCTTCCAAGATCAGAGCATGCAGATGCAGAGCAGCTGCTTTGTCGTTGCTCCAATCTGAACCATCTTCACCAAACTCATGCCTTCATGCTTACCAGAGCTCTCGACAAAGACCACATTCTACTCTCCCGATTTATACACGCCTCAGCTTCTCTTGGCTTTCCCTCCTTCGCCTATTCCATTTTCATCTACAACCACCCACCCACCATCTTCCTCTACAACAACCTCATCTCCACTCTATCTTCACACAATCCCACTCTTGCCATTTCTCTCTTCAAGGCCATTCGCTTCCACGGCTTGCGACCCGACTCTTACTCTTTCCCTTTTGCTCTCAAGGCCGTTGCTTCTTCACCTTCCCTCCGTCTCGGCCGCCAGATTCATTCTCAAGCCATTCTTTCCGGCTTCGCCACCCATCCCACTGTCCTCACCTCCCTCATTCATATGTATTCCTCCTGCGCTAACGTTTCCTCTGCCCGCAAGCTATTTGATGATGCCGCCGCTTTCAAACACGTTTCTCTCTGGAACGCTATGCTCGCAGGTTATGCCAAACTGGGTGATCTATTCAATGCCCGCAACCTGTTTGAATCTATGCCTGAGAAGTATAGGGATGTTGTTTCATGGACTACTCTTATTTCGGGATATACGCACGCTCACAGTCCTCAGCAGGCTATCACGCTTTTCCGCACTATGCTGCTCCACGATGTGCAGCCGGATAAAATTTGCATTTTGGCTGTGCTCTCTGCGTGTGCTGACTTGGGTGCTCTCCAGTTGGGAATGTGGATTCACAACTACATTTTAAAGCATAAACTGCCTAAGATTGTATCTCTTTATAACTCTCTCATAGACATGTATGCCAAATCGGGTGACATAAGTAAAGCACGCCAACTGTTTGAGAGTATGGAGCGTAAAACGATTATAACCTGGACAACCATGATTGCTGGACTTGCTTTACATGGTCTGGGAAAGGAGGCACTCGAGCTATTTTCTTGCATGGAGAAGGCTGGAGTCAGGCCAAATGAAGTGACCTTTATCACCGTCCTTTCTGCTTGTAGCCATGCTGGATTGGTTGAACTGGGCCGCTATTATTTCACGTGTATGAGATCCAAATATGGAATTGAACCAAAGATAGAGCACTACGGGTGCATGGTTGATTTGCTTGGCCGTGGTGGCTATCTTGAAGAAGCAAAGGAGCTAGTTAGGTTGATGCCGTCTGAAGCCAATGCAGCTGTATGGGGATCCCTTCTTGCTGCTTCGAATAGATACGGCGATACTGCGCTGGCAGCGGAAGCTTTGCGTCATCTAAGTGTGATGGAGCCCCAGAATTGTGGGAATTATTCTCTCCTATCCAATACTTATGCTGCGCTTGGGAGGTGGAAGGAAGCTGGTACGGTGAGGAAGGTTATGCGGGATACGGGTATGGAAAAGGTGGCAGGTGTCAGTTTTGTTGAAGTGAACAATACAGTATATGAATTCATCGCCGGAGACAGATTAAACATCAAATTTGTTGACATTTGTCATGTCCTGCAAAGCATAAACGGGCAACTCAAGATTATTGATGTGAAATGGGAACAATCCATAgaagtatattga
- the LOC114173061 gene encoding PKS-NRPS hybrid synthetase CHGG_01239-like isoform X2: MLNWARDVAKENGFVLIILRSETSTKSTRTTRRNQRKTFVILGCDRSGKYRGPYKNALSRKVNGTRKCECPFRLRGKALKKAEGWIVKVMCGCHNHELEETLVGHPYAGRLSAEEKSLVDDMTKNMMKPKDILLTLKDYNMDNVTTIKQIYNARQAYRSSQKGLEMQYLLKLLEREQYVYWYRKVDDSNVIRDMFWTHPDAIKLLGAFNTVLIIDSIYTTTRYPLPLLEIVGVTSTELTFSVAFAFVESERADNFTWALQKLRGLIVKDEDIPQVIVTNRDISLMNAVQVVFPSSSNLLCRFHINNNVKTKCLSIVHPKEKQDLVMDAWDVVVNSSNESEYMQRLALFEKVCSAFPNFGEYVKNMWLIPYKEKFVASWTNQVMHLGNTTTIRVEATNCKLKNLLQDSKEDMCSYWDAMNDMITLQLAEIKWSFEKSINVVDHMHNNTSLYINLQGLVSRSALSHITDEYDRVKAVGTDSSKCCCIVRTTHGLPCACELARYSTMCHPIPLEAIHVHWKKLNFDRGMNDKESELSLQPELDALLKRFQELDCAGKIILKAKLYELAFPDTISKCPTPTVVRIKGAPGSKRDRSIHSDLSHREHVDAMRPVHSGTSSCPSSHQLVHESKRRRVLSMMDQFPIQIHPFIEEIIDVKADSNCGYRAVAAQLGMGEESWALVRQDLIRELQQWQDMYAKLFGSNDRVAELRQSLYVDKETSIKKWMTIPDMGYVIASRYNVVLVALSLKESMTFFPLRGRPPLSQSRHRLIAIGLVHDCHFVQVALKAGSAIPPTALQWSRYCSAESRSWETSYVNRMEHFRSLFPQKKMIM; encoded by the exons ATGTTAAATTGGGCTCGAGATGTTGCAAAAGAGAATGGATTTGTCCTTATTATTTTGAGATCAGAGACATCTACAAAATCTACAAGAACTACAAGACGTAATCAAAGGAAGACATTTGTAATTTTGGGTTGCGATAGAAGTGGAAAATATAGAGGACCATACAAGAATGCGTTATCCCGAAAGGTAAATGGTACTAGAAAATGCGAGTGTCCCTTCAGGTTAAGAGGAAAAGCTTTGAAAAAGGCCGAAGGATGGATTGTTAAGGTAATGTGTGGTTGTCACAATCATGAATTAGAGGAAACATTAGTGGGTCATCCATATGCAGGTCGGTTGAGTGCTGAAGAGAAGTCTTTGGTTGATGATATGACAAAGAACATGATGAAGCCAAAAGATATACTATTGACATTGAAAGATTATAACATGGATAATGTCACTACTATCAAGCAGATTTACAATGCTCGACAGGCTTATCGATCCTCTCAAAAAGGTTTAGAAATGCAATACCTTCTGAAGTTATTGGAACGTGAGCAGTACGTGTACTGGTATAGAAAGGTGGATGATTCCAATGTTATCAGAGATATGTTCTGGACACATCCAGATGCCATTAAACTTCTGGGTGCTTTCAACACTGTCCTGATAATTGATAGTATTTATACAACCACTAGGTATCCATTGCCACTGCTTGAGATTGTTGGCGTTACTTCTACAGAGTTAACATTCTCTGTGGCTTTTGCTTTTGTGGAGTCTGAGCGAGCTGACAACTTCACTTGGGCACTACAAAAGTTAAGAGGCCTGATTGTTAAAGACGAAGACATACCTCAGGTGATTGTGACTAACAGAGACATTTCTTTGATGAATGCAGTGCAAGTTGTCTTTCCGAGCTCTTCTAATTTGTTATGTCGGTTTCATATCAACAACAACGTGAAGACCAAATGCTTGTCAATAGTCCATCCAAAGGAGAAACAAGACTTGGTGATGGATGCATGGGATGTTGTTGTGAATTCTTCTAACGAGAGTGAATACATGCAACGTCTGGCATTATTTGAAAAAGTTTGCTCAGCTTTTCCTAATTTTGGtgaatatgtgaaaaatatgtGGCTGATTCCGTACAAGGAAAAGTTTGTCGCTTCATGGACAAATCAGGTGATGCATTTGGGTAACACAACAACCATTAG GGTTGAGGCAACAAATTGTAAGTTAAAGAATTTGCTTCAAGATAGCAAGGAAGATATGTGTAGTTATTGGGATGCTATGAATGACATGATTACTTTGCAACTCGCAGAGATTAAGTGGTCGTTTGAGAAAAGCATAAATGTAGTTGATCATATGCATAATAATACTTCATTATACATCAATCTGCAAGGACTTGTATCAAGGAGTGCATTGAGTCATATTACTGACGAGTATGACCGAGTTAAGGCTGTTGGTACTGATAGttctaaatgttgttgcataGTTAGAACTACACATGGTCTTCCTTGTGCATGTGAACTTGCTAGGTACAGTACAATGTGTCATCCTATTCCCTTGGAGGCAATTCATGTTCATTGGAAGAAGTTAAACTTTGACCGAGGAATGAATGACAAGGAGTCTGAGTTATCGTTGCAACCTGAATTGGATGCTTTGCTCAAGAGATTTCAGGAACTTGATTGTGCTGGGAAAATTATTCTAAAGGCTAAGTTGTATGAACTAGCATTTCCTGATACAATTTCAAAGTGTCCAACTCCCACAGTGGTAAGAATAAAGGGTGCTCCAGGGTCAAAAAGAGACAGATCAATTCATTCTGATCTTTCACATCGGGAGCATGTTGACGCAATGCGTCCTGTGCATAGTGGCACTTCATCTTGCCCTTCATCTCATCAACTGGTCCATGAGTCTAAACGAAGAAGGGTTCTGTCAATGATGGACCAATTTCCAATTCAGATCCATCCGTTTATTGAAGAAATTATTGATGTGAAAGCAGATTCAAATTGTGGTTATCGGGCTGTTGCAGCTCAACTTGGTATGGGTGAGGAATCATGGGCTTTAGTTCGTCAGGATTTGATTAGAGAGCTTCAACAGTGGCAAGATATGTACGCTAAACTCTTCGGTAGCAATGACCGAGTGGCTGAACTGAGGCAATCTTTGTATGTTGACAAGGAGACGTCTATTAAAAAGTGGATGACCATACCAGATATGGGTTATGTAATTGCCTCAAGATACAACGTGGTTCTAGTTGCTTTATCGTTGAAGGAGTCCATGACATTTTTCCCACTTAGAGGACGGCCACCACTATCTCAGTCAAGGCACCGCCTTATTGCCATTGGGTTGGTGCATGATTGTCACTTTGTACAG GTTGCTTTGAAGGCTGGGTCTGCAATACCTCCCACTGCTTTGCAGTGGTCGAGATACTGCAGTGCTGAATCTCGTTCTTGGGAAACTTCATATGTTAATCGTATGGAACATTTTAGGTCATTGTttccacaaaaaaaaatgattatgtAA
- the LOC114166364 gene encoding uncharacterized protein LOC114166364: MAFTSCSIASRFLPPRKHSAIPFQLTKCTTLAFPTVLTPRHPPFSLSSNSGTCSATPNSNNNATSNSIKNQEKEKEVEVEVEEELPWIQEKALDLVEFTGSVTQAIPGPRVGPTSLPWILAIPLAYASLTFVIAFVKTVKKFSSPKAKRRRLVSKNATLCKSLDDLFQNGRDQVTHEAIVQIQDKTGFGLEEILRKYIRYALNEKPFNPDMVADLIQLRRASMLSDSHVAEILNEISRRIVRDKGPIVMDKSGYTEKGFKRKIAVQALFGKVFYLSDLPEFCSRDSSLVVKEIFGVTDEDADKLRIHTVSEAGSLDALEKMVDGSDSEHASDDA; encoded by the exons ATGGCTTTTACTTCTTGTTCCATTGCTTCTCGGTTTCTCCCTCCCAGAAAACACTCCGCAATCCCTTTTCAGTTAACAAAATGCACAACTTTGGCATTTCCCACTGTTCTCACTCCACGACACCCACCGTTTTCACTTTCTTCAAACTCCGGAACGTGCTCGGCAACGCCAAACTCAAACAACAACGCCACTTCCAATTCCATCAAAAAccaagagaaagagaaggaagTGGAAGTAGAAGTGGAGGAGGAGCTGCCCTGGATTCAGGAGAAGGCTTTGGACCTCGTCGAGTTCACCGGCTCCGTCACCCAAGCCATTCCCGGGCCCAGAGTGGGTCCCACCTCTCTCCCTTGGATTCTCGCTATTCCTCTCGCTTACGCTTCTCTCACTTTCGTCATTGCCTTCGTCAAGACTGTCAAAAAGTTTTCTTCTCCCAAAGCAAAACGCCGCAGACTG GTCAGTAAAAACGCCACCTTGTGCAAGTCGTTGGATGATTTATTTCAGAACGGAAGAGACCAAGTTACGCATGAAGCTATCGTCCAAATTCAGGACAAG ACAGGTTTTGGTTTGGAAGAAATTTTGCGCAAATATATCCGCTATGCTCTAAATGAGAAACCATTCAATCCTGACATGGTAGCTGATTTAATTCAGCTAAGAAGAGCTTCTATGTTAAGTGATTCACACGTTGCTGAGATTCTGAATGAAATTTCACGACGAATTGTGCGAGACAAAG GCCCTATTGTGATGGATAAGTCAGGTTATACTGAAAAGGGTTTCAAGAGAAAAATAGCTGTCCAGGCCCTTTTTGGAAAGGTCTTCTATCTGTCCGAC CTGCCAGAGTTTTGTTCAAGAGATAGCTCCTTGGTTGTAAAGGAAATCTTCGGTGTTACAGA TGAAGATGCTGACAAACTCAGAATCCACACGGTCTCTGAAGCTGGGAGTCTTGATGCACTTGAGAAGATGGTTGATGGTTCAGATTCAGAGCATGCTAGTGATGACGCTTAA
- the LOC114173061 gene encoding uncharacterized protein LOC114173061 isoform X3: MQIVGATNMSVDCSDAFNTTEVFPSRDVMLNWARDVAKENGFVLIILRSETSTKSTRTTRRNQRKTFVILGCDRSGKYRGPYKNALSRKVNGTRKCECPFRLRGKALKKAEGWIVKVMCGCHNHELEETLVGHPYAGRLSAEEKSLVDDMTKNMMKPKDILLTLKDYNMDNVTTIKQIYNARQAYRSSQKGLEMQYLLKLLEREQYVYWYRKVDDSNVIRDMFWTHPDAIKLLGAFNTVLIIDSIYTTTRYPLPLLEIVGVTSTELTFSVAFAFVESERADNFTWALQKLRGLIVKDEDIPQTKCLSIVHPKEKQDLVMDAWDVVVNSSNESEYMQRLALFEKVCSAFPNFGEYVKNMWLIPYKEKFVASWTNQVMHLGNTTTIRVEATNCKLKNLLQDSKEDMCSYWDAMNDMITLQLAEIKWSFEKSINVVDHMHNNTSLYINLQGLVSRSALSHITDEYDRVKAVGTDSSKCCCIVRTTHGLPCACELARYSTMCHPIPLEAIHVHWKKLNFDRGMNDKESELSLQPELDALLKRFQELDCAGKIILKAKLYELAFPDTISKCPTPTVVRIKGAPGSKRDRSIHSDLSHREHVDAMRPVHSGTSSCPSSHQLVHESKRRRVLSMMDQFPIQIHPFIEEIIDVKADSNCGYRAVAAQLGMGEESWALVRQDLIRELQQWQDMYAKLFGSNDRVAELRQSLYVDKETSIKKWMTIPDMGYVIASRYNVVLVALSLKESMTFFPLRGRPPLSQSRHRLIAIGLVHDCHFVQVALKAGSAIPPTALQWSRYCSAESRSWETSYVNRMEHFRSLFPQKKMIM, from the exons ATGCAAATTGTTGGAGCAACAAATATGTCTGTTGATTGTAGTGATGCATTTAACACTACAGAG GTTTTTCCTTCTCGAGATGTAATGTTAAATTGGGCTCGAGATGTTGCAAAAGAGAATGGATTTGTCCTTATTATTTTGAGATCAGAGACATCTACAAAATCTACAAGAACTACAAGACGTAATCAAAGGAAGACATTTGTAATTTTGGGTTGCGATAGAAGTGGAAAATATAGAGGACCATACAAGAATGCGTTATCCCGAAAGGTAAATGGTACTAGAAAATGCGAGTGTCCCTTCAGGTTAAGAGGAAAAGCTTTGAAAAAGGCCGAAGGATGGATTGTTAAGGTAATGTGTGGTTGTCACAATCATGAATTAGAGGAAACATTAGTGGGTCATCCATATGCAGGTCGGTTGAGTGCTGAAGAGAAGTCTTTGGTTGATGATATGACAAAGAACATGATGAAGCCAAAAGATATACTATTGACATTGAAAGATTATAACATGGATAATGTCACTACTATCAAGCAGATTTACAATGCTCGACAGGCTTATCGATCCTCTCAAAAAGGTTTAGAAATGCAATACCTTCTGAAGTTATTGGAACGTGAGCAGTACGTGTACTGGTATAGAAAGGTGGATGATTCCAATGTTATCAGAGATATGTTCTGGACACATCCAGATGCCATTAAACTTCTGGGTGCTTTCAACACTGTCCTGATAATTGATAGTATTTATACAACCACTAGGTATCCATTGCCACTGCTTGAGATTGTTGGCGTTACTTCTACAGAGTTAACATTCTCTGTGGCTTTTGCTTTTGTGGAGTCTGAGCGAGCTGACAACTTCACTTGGGCACTACAAAAGTTAAGAGGCCTGATTGTTAAAGACGAAGACATACCTCAG ACCAAATGCTTGTCAATAGTCCATCCAAAGGAGAAACAAGACTTGGTGATGGATGCATGGGATGTTGTTGTGAATTCTTCTAACGAGAGTGAATACATGCAACGTCTGGCATTATTTGAAAAAGTTTGCTCAGCTTTTCCTAATTTTGGtgaatatgtgaaaaatatgtGGCTGATTCCGTACAAGGAAAAGTTTGTCGCTTCATGGACAAATCAGGTGATGCATTTGGGTAACACAACAACCATTAG GGTTGAGGCAACAAATTGTAAGTTAAAGAATTTGCTTCAAGATAGCAAGGAAGATATGTGTAGTTATTGGGATGCTATGAATGACATGATTACTTTGCAACTCGCAGAGATTAAGTGGTCGTTTGAGAAAAGCATAAATGTAGTTGATCATATGCATAATAATACTTCATTATACATCAATCTGCAAGGACTTGTATCAAGGAGTGCATTGAGTCATATTACTGACGAGTATGACCGAGTTAAGGCTGTTGGTACTGATAGttctaaatgttgttgcataGTTAGAACTACACATGGTCTTCCTTGTGCATGTGAACTTGCTAGGTACAGTACAATGTGTCATCCTATTCCCTTGGAGGCAATTCATGTTCATTGGAAGAAGTTAAACTTTGACCGAGGAATGAATGACAAGGAGTCTGAGTTATCGTTGCAACCTGAATTGGATGCTTTGCTCAAGAGATTTCAGGAACTTGATTGTGCTGGGAAAATTATTCTAAAGGCTAAGTTGTATGAACTAGCATTTCCTGATACAATTTCAAAGTGTCCAACTCCCACAGTGGTAAGAATAAAGGGTGCTCCAGGGTCAAAAAGAGACAGATCAATTCATTCTGATCTTTCACATCGGGAGCATGTTGACGCAATGCGTCCTGTGCATAGTGGCACTTCATCTTGCCCTTCATCTCATCAACTGGTCCATGAGTCTAAACGAAGAAGGGTTCTGTCAATGATGGACCAATTTCCAATTCAGATCCATCCGTTTATTGAAGAAATTATTGATGTGAAAGCAGATTCAAATTGTGGTTATCGGGCTGTTGCAGCTCAACTTGGTATGGGTGAGGAATCATGGGCTTTAGTTCGTCAGGATTTGATTAGAGAGCTTCAACAGTGGCAAGATATGTACGCTAAACTCTTCGGTAGCAATGACCGAGTGGCTGAACTGAGGCAATCTTTGTATGTTGACAAGGAGACGTCTATTAAAAAGTGGATGACCATACCAGATATGGGTTATGTAATTGCCTCAAGATACAACGTGGTTCTAGTTGCTTTATCGTTGAAGGAGTCCATGACATTTTTCCCACTTAGAGGACGGCCACCACTATCTCAGTCAAGGCACCGCCTTATTGCCATTGGGTTGGTGCATGATTGTCACTTTGTACAG GTTGCTTTGAAGGCTGGGTCTGCAATACCTCCCACTGCTTTGCAGTGGTCGAGATACTGCAGTGCTGAATCTCGTTCTTGGGAAACTTCATATGTTAATCGTATGGAACATTTTAGGTCATTGTttccacaaaaaaaaatgattatgtAA
- the LOC114173061 gene encoding PKS-NRPS hybrid synthetase CHGG_01239-like isoform X1 codes for MQIVGATNMSVDCSDAFNTTEVFPSRDVMLNWARDVAKENGFVLIILRSETSTKSTRTTRRNQRKTFVILGCDRSGKYRGPYKNALSRKVNGTRKCECPFRLRGKALKKAEGWIVKVMCGCHNHELEETLVGHPYAGRLSAEEKSLVDDMTKNMMKPKDILLTLKDYNMDNVTTIKQIYNARQAYRSSQKGLEMQYLLKLLEREQYVYWYRKVDDSNVIRDMFWTHPDAIKLLGAFNTVLIIDSIYTTTRYPLPLLEIVGVTSTELTFSVAFAFVESERADNFTWALQKLRGLIVKDEDIPQVIVTNRDISLMNAVQVVFPSSSNLLCRFHINNNVKTKCLSIVHPKEKQDLVMDAWDVVVNSSNESEYMQRLALFEKVCSAFPNFGEYVKNMWLIPYKEKFVASWTNQVMHLGNTTTIRVEATNCKLKNLLQDSKEDMCSYWDAMNDMITLQLAEIKWSFEKSINVVDHMHNNTSLYINLQGLVSRSALSHITDEYDRVKAVGTDSSKCCCIVRTTHGLPCACELARYSTMCHPIPLEAIHVHWKKLNFDRGMNDKESELSLQPELDALLKRFQELDCAGKIILKAKLYELAFPDTISKCPTPTVVRIKGAPGSKRDRSIHSDLSHREHVDAMRPVHSGTSSCPSSHQLVHESKRRRVLSMMDQFPIQIHPFIEEIIDVKADSNCGYRAVAAQLGMGEESWALVRQDLIRELQQWQDMYAKLFGSNDRVAELRQSLYVDKETSIKKWMTIPDMGYVIASRYNVVLVALSLKESMTFFPLRGRPPLSQSRHRLIAIGLVHDCHFVQVALKAGSAIPPTALQWSRYCSAESRSWETSYVNRMEHFRSLFPQKKMIM; via the exons ATGCAAATTGTTGGAGCAACAAATATGTCTGTTGATTGTAGTGATGCATTTAACACTACAGAG GTTTTTCCTTCTCGAGATGTAATGTTAAATTGGGCTCGAGATGTTGCAAAAGAGAATGGATTTGTCCTTATTATTTTGAGATCAGAGACATCTACAAAATCTACAAGAACTACAAGACGTAATCAAAGGAAGACATTTGTAATTTTGGGTTGCGATAGAAGTGGAAAATATAGAGGACCATACAAGAATGCGTTATCCCGAAAGGTAAATGGTACTAGAAAATGCGAGTGTCCCTTCAGGTTAAGAGGAAAAGCTTTGAAAAAGGCCGAAGGATGGATTGTTAAGGTAATGTGTGGTTGTCACAATCATGAATTAGAGGAAACATTAGTGGGTCATCCATATGCAGGTCGGTTGAGTGCTGAAGAGAAGTCTTTGGTTGATGATATGACAAAGAACATGATGAAGCCAAAAGATATACTATTGACATTGAAAGATTATAACATGGATAATGTCACTACTATCAAGCAGATTTACAATGCTCGACAGGCTTATCGATCCTCTCAAAAAGGTTTAGAAATGCAATACCTTCTGAAGTTATTGGAACGTGAGCAGTACGTGTACTGGTATAGAAAGGTGGATGATTCCAATGTTATCAGAGATATGTTCTGGACACATCCAGATGCCATTAAACTTCTGGGTGCTTTCAACACTGTCCTGATAATTGATAGTATTTATACAACCACTAGGTATCCATTGCCACTGCTTGAGATTGTTGGCGTTACTTCTACAGAGTTAACATTCTCTGTGGCTTTTGCTTTTGTGGAGTCTGAGCGAGCTGACAACTTCACTTGGGCACTACAAAAGTTAAGAGGCCTGATTGTTAAAGACGAAGACATACCTCAGGTGATTGTGACTAACAGAGACATTTCTTTGATGAATGCAGTGCAAGTTGTCTTTCCGAGCTCTTCTAATTTGTTATGTCGGTTTCATATCAACAACAACGTGAAGACCAAATGCTTGTCAATAGTCCATCCAAAGGAGAAACAAGACTTGGTGATGGATGCATGGGATGTTGTTGTGAATTCTTCTAACGAGAGTGAATACATGCAACGTCTGGCATTATTTGAAAAAGTTTGCTCAGCTTTTCCTAATTTTGGtgaatatgtgaaaaatatgtGGCTGATTCCGTACAAGGAAAAGTTTGTCGCTTCATGGACAAATCAGGTGATGCATTTGGGTAACACAACAACCATTAG GGTTGAGGCAACAAATTGTAAGTTAAAGAATTTGCTTCAAGATAGCAAGGAAGATATGTGTAGTTATTGGGATGCTATGAATGACATGATTACTTTGCAACTCGCAGAGATTAAGTGGTCGTTTGAGAAAAGCATAAATGTAGTTGATCATATGCATAATAATACTTCATTATACATCAATCTGCAAGGACTTGTATCAAGGAGTGCATTGAGTCATATTACTGACGAGTATGACCGAGTTAAGGCTGTTGGTACTGATAGttctaaatgttgttgcataGTTAGAACTACACATGGTCTTCCTTGTGCATGTGAACTTGCTAGGTACAGTACAATGTGTCATCCTATTCCCTTGGAGGCAATTCATGTTCATTGGAAGAAGTTAAACTTTGACCGAGGAATGAATGACAAGGAGTCTGAGTTATCGTTGCAACCTGAATTGGATGCTTTGCTCAAGAGATTTCAGGAACTTGATTGTGCTGGGAAAATTATTCTAAAGGCTAAGTTGTATGAACTAGCATTTCCTGATACAATTTCAAAGTGTCCAACTCCCACAGTGGTAAGAATAAAGGGTGCTCCAGGGTCAAAAAGAGACAGATCAATTCATTCTGATCTTTCACATCGGGAGCATGTTGACGCAATGCGTCCTGTGCATAGTGGCACTTCATCTTGCCCTTCATCTCATCAACTGGTCCATGAGTCTAAACGAAGAAGGGTTCTGTCAATGATGGACCAATTTCCAATTCAGATCCATCCGTTTATTGAAGAAATTATTGATGTGAAAGCAGATTCAAATTGTGGTTATCGGGCTGTTGCAGCTCAACTTGGTATGGGTGAGGAATCATGGGCTTTAGTTCGTCAGGATTTGATTAGAGAGCTTCAACAGTGGCAAGATATGTACGCTAAACTCTTCGGTAGCAATGACCGAGTGGCTGAACTGAGGCAATCTTTGTATGTTGACAAGGAGACGTCTATTAAAAAGTGGATGACCATACCAGATATGGGTTATGTAATTGCCTCAAGATACAACGTGGTTCTAGTTGCTTTATCGTTGAAGGAGTCCATGACATTTTTCCCACTTAGAGGACGGCCACCACTATCTCAGTCAAGGCACCGCCTTATTGCCATTGGGTTGGTGCATGATTGTCACTTTGTACAG GTTGCTTTGAAGGCTGGGTCTGCAATACCTCCCACTGCTTTGCAGTGGTCGAGATACTGCAGTGCTGAATCTCGTTCTTGGGAAACTTCATATGTTAATCGTATGGAACATTTTAGGTCATTGTttccacaaaaaaaaatgattatgtAA